A part of Neoarius graeffei isolate fNeoGra1 chromosome 8, fNeoGra1.pri, whole genome shotgun sequence genomic DNA contains:
- the hnrnpa0a gene encoding heterogeneous nuclear ribonucleoprotein A0a isoform X2, with translation MDIQSQLCKLFVGGLNVQTTDEGLRKHFEQFGALTDCVVVQNQQLKRSRCFGFVTYSSPQEADAAMAARPHVLDGNNVELKRAVAREDAGKPEALAKVKKIFVGGLKDDIEDQHLVDCFSQFGAVEKAEVITDKETGKKRGFGFVYFEDNDSADKAVVLKFHNINGHKVEVKKALTKQEMQSAAGRGGGGGVRGGRGGRGMGRPQNGYGGGRGGGYGGNYGGGYSAGNDGGYGGGYGAGYGGGYGGGYGDQMGGYGGGNGYNDFGSGYGQQASGYGPMKEMTKLMEFGNSSVLSPAG, from the exons ATGGATATACAAAGCCAACTTTGTAAGCTTTTTGTTGGTGGACTCAACGTCCAGACTACCGATGAAGGTCTCCGGAAGCACTTTGAGCAATTCGGAGCTCTGACCGACTGCGTGGTGGTGCAAAATCAGCAGCTAAAGCGCTCACGCTGTTTCGGCTTCGTGACCTACTCTTCTCCGCAGGAGGCGGACGCCGCCATGGCTGCTAGGCCTCATGTGCTGGACGGCAACAACGTGGAGCTGAAAAGAGCAGTGGCTCGGGAAGACGCCGGGAAGCCAGAAGCCCTCGCAAAGGTTAAGAAAATCTTCGTCGGTGGTCTTAAAGACGACATCGAAGACCAGCATCTCGTCGACTGTTTTTCGCAGTTCGGCGCCGTCGAGAAAGCTGAGGTGATCACGGACAAAGAGACCGGCAAGAAGCGCGGCTTCGGCTTCGTGTACTTCGAAGACAACGATTCGGCTGATAAGGCCGTGGTGCTcaagttccacaacattaacgGCCATAAAGTGGAAGTGAAGAAAGCCCTGACTAAACAGGAGATGCAGAGCGCTGCGGGTCGCGGCGGTGGCGGCGGCGTTCGTGGAGGAAGAGGAGGCCGCGGTATGGGAAGACCACAAAATGGCTACGGCGGCGGAAGAGGCGGTGGCTATGGAGGCAACTATGGCGGCGGCTACAGTGCTGGAAACGACGGCGGGTATGGCGGAGGCTACGGAGCTGGCTACGGCGGCGGGTATGGGGGCGGCTACGGGGACCAAATGGGAGGCTACGGCGGTGGCAACGGCTACAATGACTTTGGCAGCGGCTACGGCCAGCAGGCCTCGGGCTACGGCCCCATGAAAG AAATGACAAAACTGATGGAGTTTGGTAATTCCTCAGTTTTGAGCCCAGCTGGTTGA
- the hnrnpa0a gene encoding heterogeneous nuclear ribonucleoprotein A0a isoform X1, whose amino-acid sequence MDIQSQLCKLFVGGLNVQTTDEGLRKHFEQFGALTDCVVVQNQQLKRSRCFGFVTYSSPQEADAAMAARPHVLDGNNVELKRAVAREDAGKPEALAKVKKIFVGGLKDDIEDQHLVDCFSQFGAVEKAEVITDKETGKKRGFGFVYFEDNDSADKAVVLKFHNINGHKVEVKKALTKQEMQSAAGRGGGGGVRGGRGGRGMGRPQNGYGGGRGGGYGGNYGGGYSAGNDGGYGGGYGAGYGGGYGGGYGDQMGGYGGGNGYNDFGSGYGQQASGYGPMKGNYSGRNSAPYSRGGGGGGGGGGYGGRGGYGGPY is encoded by the coding sequence ATGGATATACAAAGCCAACTTTGTAAGCTTTTTGTTGGTGGACTCAACGTCCAGACTACCGATGAAGGTCTCCGGAAGCACTTTGAGCAATTCGGAGCTCTGACCGACTGCGTGGTGGTGCAAAATCAGCAGCTAAAGCGCTCACGCTGTTTCGGCTTCGTGACCTACTCTTCTCCGCAGGAGGCGGACGCCGCCATGGCTGCTAGGCCTCATGTGCTGGACGGCAACAACGTGGAGCTGAAAAGAGCAGTGGCTCGGGAAGACGCCGGGAAGCCAGAAGCCCTCGCAAAGGTTAAGAAAATCTTCGTCGGTGGTCTTAAAGACGACATCGAAGACCAGCATCTCGTCGACTGTTTTTCGCAGTTCGGCGCCGTCGAGAAAGCTGAGGTGATCACGGACAAAGAGACCGGCAAGAAGCGCGGCTTCGGCTTCGTGTACTTCGAAGACAACGATTCGGCTGATAAGGCCGTGGTGCTcaagttccacaacattaacgGCCATAAAGTGGAAGTGAAGAAAGCCCTGACTAAACAGGAGATGCAGAGCGCTGCGGGTCGCGGCGGTGGCGGCGGCGTTCGTGGAGGAAGAGGAGGCCGCGGTATGGGAAGACCACAAAATGGCTACGGCGGCGGAAGAGGCGGTGGCTATGGAGGCAACTATGGCGGCGGCTACAGTGCTGGAAACGACGGCGGGTATGGCGGAGGCTACGGAGCTGGCTACGGCGGCGGGTATGGGGGCGGCTACGGGGACCAAATGGGAGGCTACGGCGGTGGCAACGGCTACAATGACTTTGGCAGCGGCTACGGCCAGCAGGCCTCGGGCTACGGCCCCATGAAAGGTAATTACTCGGGCAGAAACAGCGCTCCTTACTCCCGAGGAGGTGGCGGcggcggtggtggtggtggttacgGAGGCAGGGGGGGTTACGGAGGCCCGTATTAA